CTCAGAGTTGGTCTCAAGAAGCTGAAGTTGCCGTGCTACACCTTACAAGTTcagaagaacaaaaataagaTTGGATGAAATCTGTTGAGAAATAGTTAACAAAGCTTTGTGTTTACTTACTACATAAGCCGTGGAATGCAGAGGTACAGGGTTTCTCTTCCTGGAACGGTGGCTCCAGAACTGAATTTGGACTGCGCTGATCGGTTTccttcaagttcaagtctctATATTCCATATTATCTTTCTGTTTTTGGTTCATAGACTTGGAAAGTTTCTCAGTAACAGCTACTTTCTGCCTCAGATGCCGGCCATATAGAGAAGCTTTATGGCCAATCATACCTTCAGGACTTCCAGAGGCTATCATAGAACCAGCAGAATGATTTGGAATTAACGAATCCTTGCTGCACGAGCCTGAGATCTGAGTGTTCACACTAAATGAACTGCAAAAACTTTGTGAGTCACGCTTGGAGTCCAAAAATTGAGGCCTAGTTTCTAAGTCATCCGTAGCAAGCATTTCTCCAAGATTTTGGCTTCTAGAAGTTGTTTCAACTTCTGAAAGATCATTCAGCAGCTTCCACTTTTCAATGGTTTGCTTCTTGACTTCTTTGGAAAAAGATGACCTCTTTGAAAAGAAATTTAGTGTATTATCTTTTCTTTGTTTACTAAATAATTTTGAAGAAGACAGCTTTAGAGCCTCGGCATTCAGAAAAGTGTCACTGATGCTTTCTGCTCTTCCTGGTCTCTTATTATGTACTGCCCCATTTTCATGTTCTGTGAATTTCTTGTACTTCAAATCAACAGGATCGGACTCCAAGCCATGCCTACGAGAAACAGATTGATGTTTGGTTTTACGATACTTTCCAGAACTAGGTTTGACCACAATAACTCTTGTAGACGGATGAGGCATGTTTTCATTTGGATTAAGCTGAAAGTTTATTTTCTTCAAGTGATGAATAGAACATTCTCTAACGTCATCCTTAGGTGTACCAATCTCAAGTGTCTGAAGAGATCTCGAAGTCTTTTCTTTAGCTGAAGTCCTAGCAGACATCTTGCATATTGGCTTAGCGACAGCTGAGTGAACCGGGTAGCAGTAGGGTTTATAAGTCTGTAGATCACGCAAATGCTTGGTTGAAAGTAAACTTTCTGAGGTGTCTTCGGAGTCCATAAGATAAGaatgtttctcctttattaaAGTAACACTCGAACTAGTATATTTCCGCATCTTCAACTTGGCTGCAGATACATCTTTAACTACTTGACACTTCTGAGTATTTATTCCACGGGAAAAGCCAACAGAGAATGAACTCTTCTCTCGCAAACCTATAGAAGCCATTTTCTGGAGATAGTTCTCAGAGAGTACTCTCCTTCTCTTAACAGGGAGGTGCTGCCGAGGTGGAAGCTCATCAAGGCTCATCAGCCTTGCTATAACACTTGGTGTGTGCTGCTTCCCTTCCATCTGTTTCAACAACTCTTTAACCAGTCTGGTTGATTAAACCAGGCACTGTGCAGACATTACGGGAATTTTGTTAGTTTTCCAGATTAACAACTATGTCTACAAGAGCAAAATAGATGCAAATCatgttttttcaagaaaataacagAAAGGAGGAGAAATATTAATGACTTGGTAATAATAGAATATAACAAACAAGGTAGGAGATACAATCCATAACCTGTATTGTATTTAACCAAAGAAGTATCAATTTGATGCTAATCTAACACCAACTCGAACGAACGTTCTAAAGGATTAACTAAATACTAAAATTGAACACACCAACTCTAAAGACATTGTGACACACTAACACTTCATTCTAGCAaatttgaacaaatatatacaactaACTTGAAAGGCATGCCACCATCCCAGAAATAAAATATGTTTGCAGAAACTGAGTAAAGAAGTAATTGTAATTCCAAAACATTCCAAATCACATTGAATGTTGTTAGGAACTTATTACTTTTCTCCGATGCAATAAGATAATGCCTTCGATAACAGAAGCATTTTAAAATAAGCAAAGACACATTAATGGTAGTTCTTAGTTCTTGCACACAAATGGCTACATCCCTCCGCACAAAACAAACAATACAATGAAAAAATTCAAAGATCCAAGCTCTAGAAACCATATGCCTTTCAGAGTGGTGTTTATAGTGAATCTAGCATgacttacatttttttttttttgatttgcaccgggtgtccgagtctctttgagccccgactaatcccgggggtgcacaagccctcggcaaggagtttcccgcaagtgcaccacggttaattcaggttttacccagtccgatggccctcagaaattgtttgcacctagtgggtttcgaacttgagaccttgaaagggagcaaaccccaaggctcaagtcaattgccagcaTGCCAACCCCTGAGGGTTAGCATGACTTACATTTAATCACCCAAGCAAGCAATATCCATTGACAGCATTTAAAACTTAAACTAGAGAAGTGCAAAACTATCATTCACACCATGTTAGAGACAACACAGACAGCCAAATTCATATCAGTATGATAACTGCCAAGAAAAGATGGAAGGCTTAGTTCATCTAAATCACCCAGATGAGAAAGCTTTTGATGTGGATCTTGAAAGATTTGGAAAGATAGAACATGCTCTACCCCTTCCTTCGATTGCTAACGAGAAAAGATTAGATGATGTGGAAATACATGTTATTTGCTTCTTTAGCCAAAGAATGAAACATAGTATACCTTCAAATGTCACCACCCACAGGCCAAAAGTGTAAATGTAAGTAGAGACACatagtcaaatattttctcCCAGAGCTAAAAAGCAGCAGACCATATTTATTAAACATTATCATTATCAATAAAGTATAAACCCCAACACTGAGAAAGTCCAACTGTGAGCCATCATAAAAGACATCAAATTACTATCATTAGCCACAATACAAAAGTCAACTCAAAACCCAACAGAATCATTCCCTATCCTCACTCTCAATCAAATAGGCCTGAATTCCAACTAGTTGAGATCAGTTATACGAATTTTCTGTATATTCAGAAGACTCAACCACGCCTCAATCGAGAAAATCTCAATAGTTCAGTTGGTTGACTACGTGCTTTGATTCGATTCTCCATCTTGTAATCCCCTTCCCCTACCCCAATTCAAAAAAACTATGCCTCAATCTTGTGTACATATTTTGTCCTACCACAACTATCTTCCTTTATTTGAACTTAAAAGTAAACTATGTCTTTCAAACCTCACATAGCTGGAATTCTCACAATTTCTATACAACAACAACCCCAAACAAGTTCGagtattttttcatttaagcCCATATCATATCATCATGAATCCTAACAATTACCATAACTAACAAAAATCCAACCTAACTCATTTCACACAATTACTAACAGACTCACAACACAACATAGTgacaaaaaccaaaaaaaataatcaagaatcatAAAAAATCCAAGAATATCAAAACCCCATAAACTAAAGATTCTACCTTTATTGAAGATGGTCTCCTCCTCCTTGTAACTAATGATGATAAACCCGACAAAATTGataatatcaatataataaCAGCAGccatcaaaatattttttaatccaTAATGCTTTTTATAAACTAATCATAatcaaaattgattaaaaattaaaatttaagcaAGAAAAAACAACCCCACCTCCAAAAAAACTGGAAAAATCAAGAAGACCAAATCCCAAGAaacaaatatgtaaaaaaaatttgagctTTTGGTGGATTTGTGtatgaaaaaattgtgaaaataaTGGAGTGATGAAGAAGAATAGCTGgaaatgattaattaattttaattattaattaaatactaaataaaaaactgctatattattaaaagcttactataaataatatttttttgatttagggttttgattGACGAAAATTGCGTGTCAACAGGCCGCCGCCATTACGGCGGTCGGCAAAAAAAAATGCGCCAAAATTTTGGTCGGTCAAATGTCCAATCATTACAATATGAacatctttttgttttttactatgtaaaaaaataggaaaatgttattaaaaatattcattctaaaattatattttaattttttaaaaaatattttacattcaatattatttacttatttCGATATTATTTCTCAGAATCTGAGattaaatatcaattaatacaATTATTGTAGTAAAATATtcatgtcaattattatttatatgaatCGTATAAATTTAAGTTGGACAAgtaaaatgaatgaatgaatgcttatcaatttatataattaagataaaattatttaatttctttacaATTTTGTAAATGTAAATGATATTTGATTACAACGTCTAAATTCGCTTGACATATGCAAAccttttcaaaaaagaaaaacgtcGAAATCATTTAACATAGGACCCTTATCAAAAATTCAAATAGCTAAGTTATCAAATACTGAGCTAGCTTCTCTATGCGCATGTATAGATCGTGATAATGATAAACGCGATTGACAACATCATTATTTGTATAAGACACAAACCCTCCAAAACACTACACGTGGACcgcattaaaaaaaaagtatcaatTTGCAAGGCAAGGGAACACCACCTCCTATTCTGAGACCATGGGGCAAGTCAACTTGTAGTTTGAATTTATCAGAATTCtctttgattaaaaattatattatttagctaaagttatttttatatatatgtagtaaATAATGTCAAATCTTCTTCAACTAATTAGTGTGTTCACTTTtttagattctatttttttagaaaaagtttTTGAATAACTTTATTCTAAATCAAATGGGAATTTGGTGCCATACAAACATCTTACCACTTTCAAAATTTGGTATCTGATTCTTCCATTCCCAAAATTGCAGCAAATAATCTTTATAGTCCCCCNaataaataaaataaagaagagaaaaggcatgaaatccaaaaaaaaaaaacaaaaaaaaaaactagagaaTATGATTTCTAGACGTGAATGCATTTGGAATATATATGAAATGGTGATATGTACGCAAtcttaatattattttgtgaaGATAGAAATTTTAGTTTTGATAAATTCTCATCTCAAATAAAGTATATTAAAATCAACTATTGAAAGGAAATTTAATAGTAGTAAAAAAgagataacaataataataagagaTAATAATATAATCGAAAAATGAGACAACAATtaatgatgaaattgaagattaAGATGGTAAAAGAgcaataattataataatactGATAAGAAAATTAGGTAATGTTAGACCATTTACTAACATTCTACTATACTGATTTTTAACTTCCATATTCACCTAATcacttaaattaaaaataatccacaagtatataatataaatatttcctGCCTAATATATATCTAATCATATTCTCCATAATTTATGTACATTATttcataaaagtaaataataaaacttCATCAATTATTTGTCTAAAGATccagaaaggaaaaagaaaagatagagtagtcattttcaaaactttttctttttctttatcatcaATTAAATAATGGAATTTTTGCtccctattttatttatttttattttttgaaaaataaagtctCTTTTTTCAAATAGTAGGTGTTATTCTCATGATAGTGGCACTTCAATTTATGACACATCAAAATCATACTTCTAAATTTTTCcaataaaatcaatttcatGATATAAAGTTGTTCCAATGTCCaagattaatttaatttattctcAACCTCAAAAATGTGAatagattttattttcattctaaAGCTATATATGCCTGGAAAATGACtagtcaaaagaaaaaaacaaatactCCCTCTCTCTCAATTTATTTAGATTGATTCGAAGTATATGaggatcaaattaattaatatttaacgTAAATTCGAACAAAAAGAtttcttatataattatgttgaggtattctttttcttttaatattaagacgtatgaaattaaatatacatttgaatatcataaaattaagatatttaaatttgaatttaatataaatataattattaaaacgttacatcaaaatctaaatattaattagttaaaataattttttttcacaaaatttaaatgtataCAATTTATCtttatgaaaaattaataaatataaaatattaatatttctaaattatataaataaataagtatatgGTAGTTAATAATGGTGTGACCAATGACAGTGGTGGTAGAAATCGATTAAAGTGGTGATTGATAGTAATGGTGAATAATGGTGTCGGTATTAGTGTCGGATGTCgatacaaaataatgaatagTGATGATAgttgattatttattgttgataacaattataatttataactatgGTTGATTATAGTAATAATTAATAGTGAAT
The DNA window shown above is from Solanum stenotomum isolate F172 chromosome 6, ASM1918654v1, whole genome shotgun sequence and carries:
- the LOC125867367 gene encoding uncharacterized protein LOC125867367 isoform X1 is translated as MEGKQHTPSVIARLMSLDELPPRQHLPVKRRRVLSENYLQKMASIGLREKSSFSVGFSRGINTQKCQVVKDVSAAKLKMRKYTSSSVTLIKEKHSYLMDSEDTSESLLSTKHLRDLQTYKPYCYPVHSAVAKPICKMSARTSAKEKTSRSLQTLEIGTPKDDVRECSIHHLKKINFQLNPNENMPHPSTRVIVVKPSSGKYRKTKHQSVSRRHGLESDPVDLKYKKFTEHENGAVHNKRPGRAESISDTFLNAEALKLSSSKLFSKQRKDNTLNFFSKRSSFSKEVKKQTIEKWKLLNDLSEVETTSRSQNLGEMLATDDLETRPQFLDSKRDSQSFCSSFSVNTQISGSCSKDSLIPNHSAGSMIASGSPEGMIGHKASLYGRHLRQKVAVTEKLSKSMNQKQKDNMEYRDLNLKETDQRSPNSVLEPPFQEEKPCTSAFHGLCSVARQLQLLETNSEETYSEGSEMGVSTDGDSETGSLDFLQDSENILKDFKTADGRDFSYLVDVLDEASLHGMNLGMCFETWHSLECPVNPSVFDLLEKKYGKQISWLKSERKLLFDHINSGLSEILHSFLEIYIIEKSLKRRCCSTMRRTDIEEELWRMLVSHENEKRKDLSGKAIGNETKWLQVEEEIGSICREIEKYLLDELVAELALH
- the LOC125867367 gene encoding uncharacterized protein LOC125867367 isoform X2, whose amino-acid sequence is MEGKQHTPSVIARLMSLDELPPRQHLPVKRRRVLSENYLQKMASIGLREKSSFSVGFSRGINTQKCQVVKDVSAAKLKMRKYTSSSVTLIKEKHSYLMDSEDTSESLLSTKHLRDLQTYKPYCYPVHSAVAKPICKMSARTSAKEKTSRSLQTLEIGTPKDDVRECSIHHLKKINFQLNPNENMPHPSTRVIVVKPSSGKYRKTKHQSVSRRHGLESDPVDLKYKKFTEHENGAVHNKRPGRAESISDTFLNAEALKLSSSKLFSKQRKDNTLNFFSKRSSFSKEVKKQTIEKWKLLNDLSEVETTSRSQNLGEMLATDDLETRPQFLDSKRDSQSFCSSFSVNTQISGSCSKDSLIPNHSAGSMIASGSPEGMIGHKASLYGRHLRQKVAVTEKLSKSMNQKQKDNMEYRDLNLKETDQRSPNSVLEPPFQEEKPCTSAFHGLCTRQLQLLETNSEETYSEGSEMGVSTDGDSETGSLDFLQDSENILKDFKTADGRDFSYLVDVLDEASLHGMNLGMCFETWHSLECPVNPSVFDLLEKKYGKQISWLKSERKLLFDHINSGLSEILHSFLEIYIIEKSLKRRCCSTMRRTDIEEELWRMLVSHENEKRKDLSGKAIGNETKWLQVEEEIGSICREIEKYLLDELVAELALH